One stretch of Marinobacterium iners DNA includes these proteins:
- the tnpC gene encoding IS66 family transposase, whose protein sequence is MKISNMDVDAILANVRQQLQDDKTLSPSLRAAIEMMMVLIQMMTGRLNTNSTNSSTPPSQDPNRPKKSRSKGERKPGGQPGRIGKTLQRVEEPDAIKTVKVDRRTLPKGSAFRVVGYEKRQVFDLDISRFVTEYQAEILENEQGQRVTAPFPAGVDRPVQYGPRLKAHAVYLSQYQLLPYERVREYFEDQVGIPLSAGSLFNFNQDAFDKAEGFEHWVKDRLAESVLIHADETSINIGGQRRWLHCASNDDLTWLAPHAHRGHEAMEAIGILPRFHGVLCHDHWKPYYRYQCRHALCNAHHLRELQRAWEQDKQTWAQRMQTLLCTMEDAVKSAGGSLPPEKAEGWRKAYRQCLKKAEDECPPPDENQRQGKRGRLKRSRARNLLERLRDYEADVLRFLDDPAVPFTNNQGERDIRMLKVQQKISGCFRSMDGAQIFCRVRSYLSTARKQNLSGSEALTLLFEGRLPTFMAAPSDNPKTF, encoded by the coding sequence ATGAAGATCAGCAATATGGATGTCGACGCCATCTTGGCGAACGTCAGACAACAGCTCCAGGACGACAAGACACTCTCGCCATCTCTGCGCGCAGCCATTGAGATGATGATGGTGCTGATCCAGATGATGACCGGCCGGCTCAACACGAACAGTACCAACAGCAGTACGCCGCCCTCCCAGGATCCGAACCGGCCCAAGAAGAGCCGCAGTAAAGGTGAGCGTAAACCGGGCGGACAGCCTGGCCGTATTGGCAAGACGCTGCAACGGGTCGAGGAGCCGGATGCGATCAAGACCGTGAAGGTCGACCGGCGCACCCTGCCTAAGGGCAGCGCATTCCGCGTGGTCGGCTATGAAAAGCGTCAGGTCTTCGATCTGGATATCAGCCGCTTCGTGACCGAGTACCAGGCCGAGATCCTGGAGAACGAACAGGGGCAACGCGTCACAGCGCCATTCCCGGCCGGTGTTGATCGTCCGGTGCAGTATGGTCCCCGCTTGAAAGCGCATGCGGTGTATCTGTCGCAGTACCAGCTGCTGCCCTACGAACGTGTCCGCGAATACTTTGAGGATCAGGTTGGTATCCCGCTCAGCGCAGGGTCGCTGTTCAACTTCAACCAAGACGCTTTCGACAAAGCTGAGGGCTTCGAGCACTGGGTTAAGGACCGTCTGGCCGAGTCGGTGCTGATTCACGCCGATGAAACCAGCATCAACATCGGTGGCCAACGCCGCTGGCTGCATTGCGCCTCGAATGATGACCTGACCTGGCTGGCGCCCCATGCTCACCGGGGTCACGAGGCGATGGAGGCCATCGGTATCCTGCCGCGCTTCCACGGCGTGCTTTGTCATGACCACTGGAAACCGTACTACCGCTATCAGTGCCGGCATGCGCTCTGTAATGCCCACCATCTGCGCGAGCTTCAGCGCGCCTGGGAGCAGGACAAACAGACCTGGGCGCAGCGCATGCAAACCCTGTTGTGCACCATGGAGGATGCCGTTAAGAGTGCGGGCGGCAGCCTGCCGCCTGAAAAGGCAGAAGGGTGGCGAAAGGCCTACCGGCAATGCCTCAAAAAAGCGGAAGACGAGTGTCCGCCACCGGATGAAAACCAACGGCAGGGCAAGCGTGGTCGGCTCAAACGCTCTCGGGCGCGCAACCTGCTGGAGCGGTTGCGCGACTATGAGGCAGATGTTTTGCGCTTTCTGGACGATCCGGCGGTCCCCTTTACGAACAACCAAGGCGAGCGTGATATCCGTATGCTCAAGGTGCAGCAGAAGATCTCTGGCTGCTTCCGCTCGATGGATGGGGCACAGATCTTCTGTCGTGTGCGCAGCTATCTGTCGACGGCGCGCAAGCAAAACCTGAGTGGTTCCGAGGCGTTGACACTGTTGTTCGAAGGACGTTTGCCGACCTTCATGGCAGCGCCAAGCGATAATCCGAAAACTTTTTAA